From a region of the Balaenoptera acutorostrata chromosome 14, mBalAcu1.1, whole genome shotgun sequence genome:
- the SLC18B1 gene encoding MFS-type transporter SLC18B1 isoform X3, whose protein sequence is MMCYSILGPFFPKEAEKKGASNTVIGMIFGCYALFDLLASLVFGKYLVHIGAKFMFVAGMFVSGGVTVLFGVLDQVPEGPVFIAMCFLVRITDAISFAAAITASSSILAKAFPNNVATVMGSLESFSGLGLVLGPPLGGFLYQSFGYEVPFILLGCIVLLMVPLNMCILPNYESDPGKHSFWKLIILPKVAFISFVITSLSSGFGFLDPTLSLFVLEKFNLPAGYVGLVFLGLALSYAISSPLVGLLSDKMPHLRKWLLVFGNLITAGCYMLLGPAPFLRIKSQLWLLVLILVINGISAGMSLIPAFPEILSCAHENGFEEGLSTLGLVSGLFGALWSVGAFLGPTLGGFLYEKIGFEWAAALQGLWALTSGLVMGLFYLLEHSRRRRRSKLQNILGTEEERTALLPDET, encoded by the exons gCTGAAAAGAAAGGAGCCAGCAATACAGTTATTGGTATGATCTTTGGATGTTATGCTTTGTTTGACTTGCTGGCATCTTTGGTATTTGGAAAATAT CTTGTACATATTGGAGCAAAATTTATGTTTGTAGCAGGAATGTTTGTCTCAGGAGGAGTTACAGTTCTCTTTGG tgTATTGGACCAAGTTCCAGAAGGACCCGTGTTTATTGCTATGTGTTTTCTAGTGAGAATAACTGATGCAATCAGTTTTGCTGCAGCAATAACCGCATCTTCTTCTATCCTTGCAAAGGCTTTTCCAAATAACGTGGCTACAGTAATG GGAAGTCTTGAGAGTTTTTCTGGACTGGGCCTGGTACTAGGGCCTCCTTTGGGTGGCTTCTTGTATCAGTCCTTTGGCTACGAGGTGCCTTTCATTCTTCTGGGATGCATAGTTCTGCTGATGGTTCCCCTCAACATGTGTATTTTACCTAATTATG AGTCTGATCCAGGGAAACACTCATTCTGGAAACTCATCATTTTACCCAAGGTTGCCTTTATATCCTTCGTCATTACCTCACTCAGCTCAGGTTTTGGCTTCCTTGATCCTACGCTGTCCCTCTTTGTTTTGGAGAAG TTTAATTTACCAGCTGGATATGTGGGACTGGTATTCCTGGGTTTGGCGCTATCCTACGCCATTTCTTCACCACTGGTGGGCCTACTCAGTGATAAAATGCCA CATCTAAGGAAATGGCTTCTCGTTTTTGGGAACTTAATCACAGCAGGGTGCTACATGCTCTTAGGACCTGCCCCATTCTTGCGCATtaagag TCAGCTCTGGTTGTTGGTGCTGATATTAGTCATAAATGGTATCTCTGCTGGAATGAGTTTAATTCCAGCTTTCCCGGAGATTCTCAGTTGTGCACA TGAAAATGGATTTGAAGAAGGATTAAGTACCTTGGGACTGGTGTCAGGTCTCTTTGGTGCATTGTGGTCAGTTGG TGCTTTTCTAGGACCAACTCTGGGGGGATTTCTGTATGAGAAAATTGGTTTTGAATGGGCAGCTGCTCTACAGGGTCTCTGGGCTCTGACAAGT GGACTAGTGATGGGCTTGTTTTATCTATTGGAGCAttcaaggagaagaaggag ATCTAAACTTCAAAATATCCTCGGCACAGAGGAGGAACGGACTGCTCTCTTGCCTGATGAAACGTAG